A window of the Besnoitia besnoiti strain Bb-Ger1 chromosome VI, whole genome shotgun sequence genome harbors these coding sequences:
- a CDS encoding hypothetical protein (encoded by transcript BESB_066730), with product MISPKHASRRASSPPPSCKPDLEAHAFAECAASTAGSSLEAGPRSRELTSRSTSYEYPVFEETTNLRAADALSHAGIAKKEAMQLKNGDGARPPPSRDAQRRGLPRVNTEKRNGALTRDPSRLDTQRSDSRGRKRNAADADQEQTNDESKREMRQREHAKRGSHGRARENPREGVAKGRGENEGDHLRKQVAGVKVSKSDRQSGGSSPSSLAALRPKHATKSRDHEAAQASFRRGRNRKEGHTEDDATPEAARKRELKKLNRRRSQVRTQEEEDDEEDDGSDSSPDTEPIVFPRRQQPLRYFRASKYQALLEEAKKKGQTKKRSSALQGDLLSLYGGVDMWESSEEDDDWSPEKVYGRDQARRLLRNKQSESSSDEEDDDENDDASGASENETAENSEDDTDPRVGRAERGEEKKRRPAGSGGETRELMHIRESPRSRPRQMNTRKGSAPCKGSDGGTKSVDGRGDVAEGDETEEPAKAAYVKTKSKTQAADADQLPRRRQRKARKLDNQ from the exons ATGATCTCGCCGAAACACGCTTCCCGTcgtgcctcgtctcctccgccttcatGCAAGCCAGACCtggaggcgcatgcgtttGCCGAGTGCGCTGCGTCAACAGCCGGCAGCTCGCTGGAAGCCGGGCCTCGCAGCAGGGAGCTAACCAGCCGCTCAACTAGCTATGAATATCCTGTTTTTGAAGAGACGACGAACCTGcgcgctgcggacgcgctgAGCCACGCTGGAatcgcgaagaaggaagccaTGCAACTCAAAAATGGAGatggcgcgcggccgccgccaagCAGAGACGCCCAGAGGCGAGGACTGCCTCGGGTAAATACGGAGAAACGGAATGGCGCCCTAACACGGGACCCGAGCCGCTTAGACACCCAACGCAGCGACtcgcgagggaggaagcggaacgcagccgacgcagacCAGGAGCAAACGAACGACGAAtcgaagagagagatgcgGCAGAGGGAGCATGCGAAGCGAGGATCTCACGGGCGAGCCAGAGAGAACCCAAGGGAAGGCGTCGCCAaggggcgcggagagaacGAAGGCGACCATCTGAGGAAGCAAGTGGCTGGGGTCAAGGTGAGCAAATCAGACAGACAGAGTGGGGGAAGTTCCccgtcctcgctcgccgcgcttcggCCGAAACACGCCACGAAGAGTCGCGATCATGAAGCCGCCCAAGCCTCCTTTCGTCGCGGCAGAAACAGGAAAGAAGGGCATacagaggacgacgcgacTCCTGAAGCGGCGCGCAAGAGGGAGTTGAAGAAGCTGAACAGGCGCCGTTCTCAAGTCAGAAcgcaggaagaggaggacgatgaagaagacgacggctCGGATTCAAGCCCCGACACGGAGCCGATTGTCTTCCCGCGCCGGCAACAACCTTTGCGGTATTTTCGTGCGTCTAA GTATCAAGCtctgctggaggaggcgaagaagaaaggccaAACGAAGAAGCGCTCGTCCGCGCTGCAGGGGGATTTGCTCTCTTTGTACGGCGGAGTTGACATGTGGGAGTCgagtgaagaagacgacgactgGAGCCCAGAGAAGGTCTACGGGCGCGATcaggcgaggagactgctGCGAAACAAACAGAGTGAGAGCAGCTcggatgaagaagacgacgatgaGAATGACGACGCCTCGGGCGCCTCAGAAaacgagacggcggagaacTCTGAGGACGACACAGACCCTCGAGTCGGGAGAGCAGaacgaggcgaggagaaaaagagaaggcccgctggcagcggaggagagacCCGGGAGCTGATGCACATCAGGGAAtccccgcgctcgcggccgagGCAAATGAACACCAGGAAGGGCAGCGCTCCCTGCAAAGGAAGCGACGGAGGGACGAAGAGCGTCGACGGGCGAGGTGACGTtgcagaaggagacgagacCGAAGAACCAGCAAAGGCAGCATATGTGAAAACGAAGTCAAAAACTCAAGCGGCAGATGCCGATCAActcccgcggcgcagacaaCGAAAGGCACGGAAACTCGACAACCAGTGA